Proteins encoded together in one Acidobacteriota bacterium window:
- a CDS encoding PDZ domain-containing protein, with protein MKRTILAIVSVILLVLTTSGSLSAQALEPIRYTLRFPAPHTHYFEVEAAIPTAGRPEVEVYMATWTPGSYLLREYQRHVEAVTAVAGSNPLAVEKSSKNRWKIQTAGARSVTLRYRVYGREMTVRNNWVEAGFAMLNGAPTFITLVERAARPHEVRVELAPTWKSVQTALLPVGGAPNTFRAEDFDTLVDSPIIIGSPVTREFTVDGKKHVLVLEGDPSLFDADRAAADVKKIVEAGRDVMGPLPYPHYYMLNMVVEAGGGLEHKNSFLTMSGRYTTRNHRAYMGWLGLVAHEHFHAWNIKRLRPVELGPFDYENENYVKTLWVAEGFTDYYAEVLPRRAGLATRDEFLDGLSDAIEAVQTTPGRLVTPVDMSSYDTWIKQYRPDENTANTSVNYYPKGAVIAFLLDAKIRKSSNAARTLDTGMQWAMQRYSGDKGFTPGQFYQVMSEAAGTDLRGWFASAAESTDELDYREALDYFGLRFRPVDTRSARAFIGGGTRNDAGRLVVTSVRRGTPAIDAGLNVDDEILAIDDVRVRADGLAARLELYKPGDKISVLVARRDKLTRLEVTLGADPGRPWRLEVSPTATAEQRARLMAWTGQ; from the coding sequence ATGAAGCGCACGATCCTTGCCATTGTCTCGGTGATCCTGCTGGTCCTCACCACCTCCGGATCGCTCAGCGCGCAGGCGCTGGAGCCGATTCGCTACACGCTGCGCTTTCCTGCGCCGCACACGCACTACTTCGAGGTGGAAGCGGCGATCCCGACCGCGGGCCGGCCCGAGGTCGAGGTCTACATGGCGACCTGGACGCCGGGGTCATACCTGCTGCGCGAGTACCAACGCCACGTCGAGGCGGTGACCGCAGTGGCCGGCAGCAACCCGCTGGCGGTGGAGAAGTCGAGCAAGAACCGCTGGAAGATCCAGACCGCGGGCGCGCGATCCGTCACGCTGCGCTACCGCGTGTACGGCCGGGAGATGACGGTGCGCAACAACTGGGTGGAGGCCGGGTTCGCCATGTTGAACGGCGCACCGACCTTCATCACGCTGGTCGAACGCGCGGCGCGACCGCACGAGGTGCGAGTCGAGCTGGCCCCCACCTGGAAGAGTGTGCAGACGGCACTGCTGCCGGTCGGCGGCGCGCCCAACACGTTTCGCGCCGAAGACTTCGACACGCTGGTCGATAGCCCGATCATCATCGGCAGCCCGGTGACCCGCGAGTTCACCGTGGATGGCAAGAAGCACGTGCTGGTGCTCGAAGGCGATCCGTCGCTGTTTGACGCGGATCGCGCCGCCGCCGACGTCAAGAAGATCGTCGAGGCGGGGCGCGACGTGATGGGACCGCTGCCCTATCCGCACTACTACATGCTGAACATGGTGGTCGAAGCCGGCGGCGGCCTCGAGCACAAGAACAGCTTCCTGACCATGTCGGGCCGCTACACCACGCGCAACCATCGCGCCTACATGGGGTGGCTGGGCCTGGTGGCGCACGAGCACTTCCACGCCTGGAACATCAAGCGCCTGCGCCCGGTGGAGCTGGGGCCGTTCGATTACGAGAACGAGAACTACGTCAAGACGCTGTGGGTCGCCGAGGGCTTCACCGACTACTACGCGGAGGTGTTGCCGCGCCGCGCCGGGTTGGCGACCCGAGACGAGTTTCTTGATGGCCTGTCGGATGCGATCGAGGCGGTGCAGACCACGCCGGGCCGCCTGGTGACGCCGGTGGACATGTCGTCGTACGACACCTGGATCAAGCAGTATCGTCCCGACGAGAACACCGCCAACACCAGCGTGAACTACTACCCGAAGGGCGCGGTGATCGCGTTCCTGCTGGATGCGAAGATCCGCAAGTCGAGCAACGCCGCGCGCACGCTCGACACCGGCATGCAGTGGGCCATGCAGCGCTACTCCGGCGACAAGGGCTTCACCCCCGGCCAGTTCTACCAGGTGATGAGCGAGGCTGCGGGGACCGACTTGAGGGGCTGGTTCGCCTCGGCAGCCGAGTCGACCGACGAACTGGACTACCGCGAAGCGCTCGACTACTTCGGCCTGCGCTTCCGCCCGGTTGACACGCGTAGTGCCCGCGCGTTCATCGGCGGCGGCACCCGCAACGACGCCGGCCGGCTGGTCGTGACTTCAGTTCGCCGCGGCACGCCCGCGATCGACGCGGGCTTGAACGTGGATGACGAAATCCTGGCGATCGATGACGTGCGCGTTCGCGCCGACGGGCTGGCCGCCCGCCTCGAGCTCTACAAGCCGGGCGACAAGATCTCGGTGCTCGTGGCCCGACGCGACAAGTTGACCCGGCTCGAGGTCACGCTGGGCGCCGATCCGGGCCGCCCGTGGCGTCTCGAAGTTTCGCCCACGGCCACCGCCGAGCAGCGGGCGCGGCTGATGGCGTGGACCGGGCAGTAA